ATCTCGTTGTCGGCGAAGAGCCTGGGTTAAAAGCAGTAGCGGAATGTGCGGAAAAAGGAGTCAAAACTATTTGGCTCCAACCCGGCGCGGATAAACCGCGCGTTTTAGAGGCGGCGAGAGAAGCGGGAATCAATGTGATTCAAGATTGTGTTATTGTAAGGCTATGATTTAATTAGAAATTGATTAAATAAAAAAGATCTTTCTACTAGTAATAGTAAGAAAGATCTTTTTTATTGCCAGATATCAACAAAATGTAGTGGATGTACAAATGTACGGTACTAAGAATAGACAAAAATATAAAAATAATAATTTTAGTGAATTTTAGAACGAGTGGAGAGGGAATTTAACATAGTGGGGAATTATGGTAAAATGTGGTTAAAAGTGGAGAAAAGGGGTGAGGTAAGTGTTCATGGGAAAGTATTCCCACTCGGTGGACGCCAAGGGCAGAATGATTATTCCCGCCGGGTTTCGCGCAGAGTTGGGCGAACGTTTTGTAATTACGCGCGGTTTGGACGCTTGCGTTACCGTTTATCCGCTCGAACGGTGGGAGCAAGTGGCGGAACGGCTACAGCAGCTTTCCAGCACGCGCAAAGAAGTGCGTATGCTGATTCGCTTTTTGATTGGTGGCAGTAGTGAAGTAGAATGCGACAAGCAGGGACGTATTTTGCTCCCAGCGCATTTACGAGACTATGCCCAAATCAAGCGGGAAGCGGTTGTAGTCGGTACCGGCAATCAGCTTGAAATTTGGAGCAAAACTCAGCTGGAGGCACAGGAAGAGGCCGCCAGAGATTCTATTAGTGATGTGGCGGCAGGAATTGATCTGCCGATTGACTTCAGTTTGTAGGTGAACATGTTTCATCACGTAACCGTCTTACTGAAAGAAACTGTCGATGGTGTCGTACAGAACCCTCATGGCATATACGTCGACATGACACTGGGCGGCGGCGGTCATTCGCATGAAATTGCCTCACGACTTGCTCCGGACGGATTCCTGATCGGCATCGATCGGGATTCGGACGCTTTGCAGGCAGCTCGCCAACGACTAGAGAAAATGCACTGCCGGATTCATTTAGTGCAGCGAAATTATATAGAAATCAACGAAGTAGTCAATGAACTGGGAATTGCCGGCGTGGATGGAATCGTTTGTGATTTAGGGGTTTCTTCTTACCAATTAGATACAGAAGAACGAGGATTTTCATATCAGCATGACGCACCCCTGGATATGCGGATGGATCAACGCCAGGAGCTAACGGCGGCAACGGTTGTCAATACGTATTCCGCAAAAGAACTTGCGCAAGTCATTCGGGAGTACGGAGAAGAGCGATTTGCCAATCGCATTGCGCAACGCATTGTGGCACGACGAGAAGATCACCCACTTACCACCACCGGAGAATTGGTAGAAGTTATCAAAGCGGCGATTCCGGCAGCCAAGCGGCGTACCGGTCCACACCCTGCGAAACGAACGTTTCAAGCCATACGGATCGAGGTCAACGGCGAGTTGAGAGGTTTGGAAACGGCCGTGCGCAATGCGGTAAAAGCATTGAACTCCGGCGGTAAAATCGGAATTATCAGTTTTCATTCTTTGGAAGACAGGATTATCAAGCATACGTTTCGAGATCTTGCAAGAGATTGTATATGCCCGCCGGAATTGCCGGTATGCCAGTGTGGGCATAAGGCGACGCTACGGAATGTCAGCAAGGCGATTCGGCCGACCGAGCAGGAGTTAGAGAATAATCCTCGGGCACGGAGTGCGATTTTGCGAGTGGCGGAAAAAGTTTAAATGAGGTGACGAAAAATGTTGGCGAAAAGTTCAGTTTGGCAGTATGAGTTAGCAGAACGGAGTATAGCTTTACCCGTTTCGCGACCCAAAGCAAAAGAAGGAGCCACGAATAATCGAATGGCGGCAAGTGCTGCTGCGGTTTTGGTATTGTTGGCCCTTTTTGTTCTTTATGGAGCTAACATTTTTATTTCGCAAAAAGAATATGAAGTTCAAGAAGTACGCACTCGTGTGGTAGAATTAGCAAAGATGAATGAGGTGCTGCGGTTGGAAGTCGGACAACTGAAATCGCCGGGACGTATCCAACAAATCGCGGAGACGGAATTGGGCATGATTATTCCCACACAAGCTGTTTACAGCAGCGCCAAAGCAAACACCGTGGTTGCACGTAGTGTTACTCCGTCGGATAAAATTCGGGATTAAGAGCAGCCGTAAGGCTGCTTTCTTATTTTATAAAATTAAGGAGTCCATGATGAAAACAGTCGCGCAGTTAGTATCGGTCCTGGAGAATGGGGTGTGTCGAGGGGACAATGGAAAACAAATTACCAACCTCAGCACTGATTCTCGCAAAATAGAAGCTGACGGACTTTTTATTTGTCTTCGCGGGGTACATGCGGACGGACATAAGTTTGTGGCCAGCGCTATGGCTAACGGTGCCGTTGCGATTATTTGCGATCATTACTTGGATGAGTTTCCGGAATTAACGCAAATTGTTGTCGCCGACACGGTAGCCGCTATGCAGACTATGGTACCTTTTTTCTACGACTACCCGGCGCGTTCATTGCGAATGATCGGCGTTACCGGAACCAATGGCAAAACGACGGTCACGCATATGATTGCGCACATTTTAGAAGACGCCGGATATTGTGTAGGGATTATCGGGACAGTAAATACGGTGATTAATGGTGTATCCGAACCGGTGCATAATACAACTCCGGACGTCGACTTGCTTCAAAACACATTGTTTCGCATGCGTGAGGCGGGTGTTACTCATGTTGTCATGGAAGTGTCTTCTCATGCATTGGCATTGGGACGTGTGGCCGGCTGTAAATATGACACCGCGGTATTTACCAACTTGACGCAGGACCATTTGGATTTTCATAAAACAATGGATAATTATGCCGCGGCGAAAGCAAAGCTTTTTGCGATGGTAGCGGAAAGTGAAGACAATGAATCGAAGGCGGCAGTGATCAATGCTGACGATTTGTATAGTAAGGTTATGCAAGATCCCGTGTTGCACTCCCGCTGTCGTTTGCTTACATATGGACAAAATAAAGACGCCGCTTTATATATCAGCGACGTCGCCATTTCCGCACAAGGAGCTAAGGGAACACTGCATTATGATGGAGTGCAATGGCCTTTTACGATCCAAAGCAGCGGCATGTTTAATGTGTACAACAGTTTGGCAGCGGTAGGTGCCGCTCTTATGGAGGGGATTGCCATGTCGCGAGTGCTTGCCAGCATGGCTAGTTTTATCGCTGTAGCGGGACGCTTTGAGCGGGTAGATGAAGGACAGAATTTCACAGTTATCGTTGATTATGCCCATACGCCGGATGGTTTGGAAAATATTTTGCGAACTGCTCGTGAGATTACCGATGGCCGAGTGCTATTGGCTTTCGGTTGCGGTGGTGATCGAGACGCAAAAAAACGTCCGATTATGGGAGCGGTTGCCGCTAAGCTGGCAGACTCTATTGTTATTACAAGCGATAATCCGCGAAGCGAAAACCCGGAAGAAATTATTCGTGAAGTTTATGCCGGTGCTCAACCAAACGCATCTGCAACAGTTACGATTGCATGTGAAACGGATCGTGCCACCGCCATTTATAATATCATTGCCCAGGCTCAGTCGGGGGATGTTGTTTTGATTGCAGGGAAAGGGCATGAAACATACCAAATTTTAAATAGTGGTACAATTCATTTTGATGATCGTGAAGTAGCGCGTGAAGCATTGCGGGGAGAATAATATGGCAGCGTTTACAGAAGCAGAAATCATTCAAGCAACAGAAGCCGTAAAACTTCAGGGCTCTGAAGATGTAGCGGTAGGTAGTATCAGTACGGATACCCGCGGTGAACTTTCCGGATGTCTATTTGTGCCGTTAAAAGGGGAGCGTTTCGATGGACACGATTACTTGCAACAAGCGGTTGAGAAAGGAGCTGTTGCGGTGCTCTGTGATCGGGAGATAGCGGCGCTGCCTAAAGAAGTGGCTGTGTATCGAGTCAAGCAAACGCGTCGCGCACTGGAAGATCTCGCCGCGTATCATCGGCGACGTTTTGCGTTACCGGTCATTGCCGTTACCGGATCCAGCGGTAAAACTACTACTAAAGAATTGATTGCAAGCGTACTTGCGCAAAAGTTTAGAGTACATAAGACTGAAAAAAATCATAATAACGAAATCGGTTTAGCGCAGACGTTACTTTCATTGCAACCGGAAGACGAAGTGTGTGTGGTCGAGATGGGGATGCGTGCACGCGGCGAAATCAAGCGTTTGGCAGAAGTTGCGGCACCGACGATTGGGGTAGTTACGAATGTCGGAGTGGCGCATCTGGAACGACTTGGGAGTCAGGACGCCATTGCCGCTGCTAAGCAAGAATTAATTGAATCCATTCCGGAAAATGGTACGGCTGTGTTAAACTGGAATGATAAACGGGTACGCAGCATGGCATCCGTTTGTCACGGTCGAGTAATTAGTTACGGAATTGAGCCGCAGGCAAATGTGCAGGCACTCGATATTCAATACGGACTTGGTAAAACTAAATTTACCTGTCGGATTTTCGATGAAGTGTTTCCTGTCACCTTACCGCTTTTAGGCGCACATAACGTGGCTAACGCGTTAGCGACGGTGGCTGTTGCACGTGTTTTGGGACTGTCGGCAAATCGTATTCAACGGGCACTTGCGGACGCTGTAGCCGGAGAACTTCGCCAGGAAATCATAGATCGAAGCGGAATCCGCTTTGTTAATGATGCGTATAATGCTAATCCGCTTTCCATGGCAGCATCTCTGACCTCCTTATCTCAATTTGGTGAGGGACGCTACGTTGCGGTGATCGGCGACATGCTGGAGTTGGGACCGGATGAAGTAGCCATGCATGAAGAACTTGCTACTGCGGTGATTGCGGCAGGAATTACGGAACTTATTACAGTCGGCCCGCTAGCACGCGCTCTGGGAGAGGCGGTAAAAAAGCAAAGTCACGTGAATGTACACAGCGTTGCAAATACAAATGAAGTAATGCCGTTGTTAAAACCGCTGTTGCAGGAAGGTGATATTGTTTTAATCAAGGGGTCACACTCCCTGCGTTTGGACACACTGGTAACTGAATGGAGTAATTCATAAAAGGATGACAGTATGAGTATTTATTCAAATTTTGTGGTATGTGTGTTGGCCGCACTGTTTATGCTGCTTTTCGGTGCCATCGGTTTGCCGATATTGCGCCGACTGAATGCGCGACAGGAAGTGCGGGAAGAAGGGCCGCAATCCCATCGCAAAAAAGCAGGCACCCCAACCATGGGTGGCATTTTAATGATCTTGGCATTTCTCACAACATTGCTTTTGGCCGGGAATTGGAGCTCGGCTTACGGTTGGTTGCTTTTTTTAGTACTGGGACATTTTGCTCTCGGTCTGAGTGATGATGCTATCAAAGCACTGCATCATCGCAACTTGGGACTGACTGCGAAACAAAAACTGGCCGGACAAATTTTTTTGGCGGCGATCTTTGCGTATGCATTGACGGATTCTCTGGGACTACCGACATCGCTTCATATACCGTTACTTGATAACAATATATCGCTCGGTAATTTTTATTATCTTTTTGCAATGATTGTTATCGTCGGAACGACGAATGCAGTGAATTTAACCGACGGCTTGGACGGCTTGGCTGCCGGTATCAGCGCACTCGTAGCGGCTGCGTTTGTTTGGTTGAGCCTCAGTGCGCGCGATTTAGAATTGGCGCAATTTCCCGCCGCGTTGGCCGGTGTTTGCTTAGGGTTTTTGGTATTTAATTACCATCCCGCAAAGGTTTTTATGGGAGACACAGGGGCATTGGCGTTGGGCGCTGCGTTTGCGGGACTGGCTTTGGTCACGCGGACAGAGCTGCTTTTGGTGATTATCGGCGGTGTATTCGTAATGGAGGCCGTATCGGTTATTTTACAGGTGGCATCATTTAAAACTACAGGCCGCCGCCTGTTTCGCATGAGTCCTTTGCATCATCACTTTGAACTGGGGGGCTGGTCGGAAGTGAGGGTGGTTCATACTTTTTGGCTGGCGGCGCTACTCTGTGTCGGCGTCGGTATTTCTTTAACAATCTAGAGTGAATGAGCGAAAAAATTGAAGCGGTGATGAGCATGAAGTATACGAACGCAAAAATCTTAGTTATCGGTGCCGGAATCAGCGGCATAGGCGCAGCGCGGGCTCTTGCCAAAGCCGGTGCGAATGTAATCCTTTCGGATGTGAAGGATTTGTCGGCAGAAAAAACGGCAGCATTAACGGCGCTGGGGATTGAATGTGTTTTTGGTGCGCAAAAGTCAAGCCTTTTGGCAGGGGTGGAACAAATTATATTGTCACCGGGGATTGCACCAACAATCCCTTTGGCAGTGGCAGCAACGGAAGCAGGCATTCCGGTCGTTTCTGAAATTGAAGTCGCGTATGAACTCTCACAAGCACCGATCTATGCGATTACCGGTACGAATGGAAAAACGACGACCACTACGTTGTTAGGCGATATGGTTGCGGCCGGCGGACTTGAAAATGTAGTCGGAGGAAACATCGGTAAAGCGCTTTCTGAGCAGGTCAGTGAACTTTCTTCAGATGGTATCGTGGTGGCTGAAGTATCGAGCTTTCAATTGGAAATGATTGATCGTTTTTGTCCTCATGTGGCGGCGATTTTGAATATTACACCGGATCACTTTGAACGTCATGGTGACATGGATTCTTACGTACAGGCGAAAGCACGTATTTTTGAAAACCAGACAACAGATGATGTGTTGATTTTAAATAGGCAGGATCCGTATTGCCGCGCTTTTGCTGAGAAGGCGCAAAGTCGTATTCTTTGGGTTTCTACAGCAGGAAAAGTAGAAAGCGGAGCCTACGTAGAGGACAATGTATTGTATTTAAATCCGGAAGGAACGCCGGAAGTATTGTTGAGTGCCGATGAACTTTTGTTGAAAGGTGAGTATAATTGGTTAAATATTCTTACCGCAGCACTCATGGCGCAGCATGCAGGCGTACCACTCTCCGTAATTCGGGGTGTCTTACGCGTATTTAAAGGCTTACCGCATCGCGTAGAAAATGTAGCTATACAGGAAGGAATCACTTATTATAACGATTCCAAAGCAACAAATACGGATGCTACAATAAAAGCATTGCAAAGTTTTAACCAACCGATTGTGTGGATTGCCGGAGGTTATGATAAAGGAACAGATTTAACGCTTTTGATGCAGTCTGCCCGGAAATGCAAGGGCATCGTTTTCTTAGGGAATAGTAAAGAGCGCTTCTCTATTGCGGCTCAAAAAGAAGGAATTACCAATATTGAACTTGCCGATGACTTAGCGCAGGCGGTCAAAAAAGCGCAGAAGTTAGCACAAAAAAATAATGCGACGGTGGTGCTTTTCTCTCCGGCCGCATCGAGCTATGATCAGTATCATAATTATCAGGAACGTGGGCGTGACTTTTGTCGCTTAGTAGCGGAGTTGGAGAATTAATGAAGCGACGAGTAATTATTTCCGGCGGCGGTACCGGCGGGCACATTTATCCCGCACTGACGATTGCGGATGCGATTCGCCAAGTAACAGATGTGGAATTCTTATATGTCGGCAGTGAAAATGGCTTAGAAACAGAACTGGTTCCCAAAGCGAATATTCCGTTTATAAGTTTGCGACTGCACGGATTTGAGCGCCGACTGACTCCTAAAAACGGAAAAACGGCCTGGGAAGCGTTACAAAGCGTAGCGAAAGCAGGGTCTATCTTGCGAGACTTTCATCCGGATATTGTGATCGGTACCGGTGGGTATGTCTGCGGTCCCATGCTATTGGCTGCGGCTTTGAGCGGTGTTCCGACACTGATTCAGGAACAGAATGTGGTGCCGGGGATAACCAATCGCTTGCTGTCCAAAGTGGTTCGTAAAATTGCGCTTGGCTATGAAGAAGCCGCGGCACAATTCCATCAACCTAAAAAAATTGTGGTGACAGGAAATCCTGTGCGTCGGGACATTTTAGCCGCGCAACGAGATGTCAGCAGAAAGCGGTTGGGACTGCCCGACGATGCATTCGTGCTTCTTGCTGCCGGTGGCAGTCGCGGTGCGCGCGTGATTAATCAAGCGATGCAGGAAGTTCTCACACGTTACCAAACCAATACAGGAATAGTAGTGATGCATGTCACCGGTGAGCAGGAGTATGAAAGATTCATGCAGGGATTCACGCTGACCGACGAAAAGAATAAACATTTGCGGGTGTATCCTTATTTACATACGATGCCCGATGCGCTGGCAGCGGCCGATTTGGTGGTGTATCGTGCCGGCGCGGTGGGATTGGCCGAACTTACGGCGCTCGGTCGGCCGTCGATCTTGGTGCCGTATCCGTATGCAGCTGCGGATCATCAACGACGTAACGCAGCGGTCTTGGCGCAAAGAGGTGCAGCGGTGGTCATCGAAAATGAAGATTTGACCGGTGCGTTGTTATATGAGACGATAGAATCGTTGCGGCAAAACCGAACACGTTTAGAGTCGATGGCGTCTGCCAGTCGTTCTTTAGGTAGACCGCAAGCGGCGGAAGACATTGCGAAATTAGCACTTTCAATGATGGGATAAAACAATGAATTTGGATCAATATAAAAAATTTCATTTTGTAGGAATTGGCGGCGTGGGAATGCGTGCGCTGACCTATATCTTGTTACAACGAGGCTATATGGTTACCGGCTCCGATCAGGAAGACGACGCGGTGTTTGCAAAATTTCGTGATCACGGAGCGGTCATTTATCTTGGCCATGATGCTTCTCATGTGGATGGGGCTGACGTAGTTGTTGTATCCACGGCTATTCGCCCGAACAATCCGGAAGTGGTGGCAGCCAAAGAAAAAGGTATCCCTGTCATGCATCGCTCGGATATTTTAGCAGCTATTTTAAATGACGGTTGCGGCATTGCCGTCGCCGGAGCCCATGGTAAAACCACAACCACATCCATGCTGGGGCAGGTCTTTGAAGAAGCCGGCGTCGATCCGACCATCGTTATCGGGGGCGAGGTAGATTACTTAAAAGGCAATTCGAAAGCGGGGAAAGGTCCGCATGTTATTGCCGAAGCCGATGAAAGCGACGGATCATTCTTAAAACTTCGACCGGCTTTTGCGGTAGTTACCAATATTGAAGATGATCATTTAGATTACTACGGGTCGATGGAAAGGTTGGAAGCAGCTTTTGTGGAATTCATTCATTCCCTGGATGAAAAACAGGGCCGAGCTATTTTGTGTATAGAAAACAAAGTTATTCGCAAACTGTTACCACAGGTTAAGTGTGCTTATGTTACCTACGGGTTTTCTCCGGAGGCAACCTACTCGGCCACTGATTTAGCATATGTCGACGGTTGTCTGCATTTTACCTTGCTCAAAGAACAGCAACGTTTAGGGAAGGTGATGCTGCAGGTTCCGGGCAAATATAATGTGCTTAACGCATTGGCAACGATTGCGACGGCGCTTGCGGCCGGTTTATCGTTGCCGGATATCATTGAGGCTTTGGGGCACTTTGCCGGCACAAAACGACGTTTTCAAACACTATATCGGAGCTCGGATTATTGGTTGGTTACCGATTATGCGCATCATCCGACAGAAATTAAAGCGACGCTTGCCGCCGCTAAAGAAATTGGCGTGAAGCGAGTGATTTGCGTATTTCAGCCACACCGTTATTCACGTACGGATTTATTACGAAACGAATTTGCGGACGCATTTCATGATGCCGATTTGACGGTTTTTACGGACATTTACGCTGCCGGTGAAGATCCGCGGGATAATGTCGATGGTACTTTATTGCCGAATATGGTAAAGGCAACGGGAGACGAAGCGAGTTACGTGCAGGATATAGCGACGATTCCGGAATACTTAGATACCATTCGTAAGCCCGGCGATCTTATTATTATGATGGGAGCGGGCAATATTAATGAATGCAGTTACCTGGTTAAACAAAGGTGGGAACAACAGGATGAAACTGTGGGACAAAACTAAAAATATTTTGGTGGTTATGGGCGGCCCATCTACGGAAGCGGAGGTTTCCCGACGTACAGGTGCTGCGATTGCACAAGCGTTGGCAGAAGGCGGGTACAAAGTAACTACGCTTGAATTTAATCCGCAAACTTTTTTAAATAATGTGCAAAAAGCGCAACCGCAAGTCGTTTTCAATGCGTTACATGGAAAGTACGGGGAAGATGGAGCCATTCAAAACGTTTTGGAAATGCTCGGCATTCCCTACACCGGATCGGGGCCTTTGGCCAGTGCTTTAACAATGGATAAAGTTATCAGTAAACGACTTTTTGTCCAGTCGGATTTGCCGACGGCACCTTTTTCCATTTACCGCCAGGAAGAAGAAATGGAAATGATTGTAGCGGATATTTTGGAACGTTTTGCTTTGCCGGTCGTGATTAAAGCCGCTAATCAAGGTTCAACGATCGGGGTCAGCGTGATTCACGAGGCAAGCGAAGTTGCGTGTGCGGTGCAAGAGGCGTTTAAGTATGATCCGTGGATTGTCGTAGAAGAATATTTGTTTGGCGATGAGTTTACCGCTTCTGTTCTCAACGGAGAAGCGTTACCGGTCATTCAAATCGTACCGCATTCAGGGGTATATGATTATGCATCGAAGTATACGGCGGGGGCGACGGATTATTTAGTACCGGCGCCGATTGACGATCGGCTGAAAGACCAATTACAAGAACTGGCACGACAGACGTATCGGCTGATGAACTGTGAAGGTGTCGCGCGTGTCGATTTTATGACAGATGACAAAGGAAATCCGTTTATTTTGGAAGTGAACACTGTACCCGGTATGACGGTCACCAGCCTAGTGCCGAAGGCGGCTAACGCTGTAGGGATGGACTTTTTGGAGCTTTGCGAAGCCATTTTAAGCACCGCCGGGTGCAAAAAACTGTAATCCGATGGTACAGCATATTGATTTTGAAACATTTCGTCGCCGGCAACGCGGTGAGGAAACACCTGTTGTTCCGCCACAACGAAATGATGTAGGAGAACCGACGGAATTGCCGCGCAGACGTCGGCGCAAAAGACTAAAGTCGCAACTGCGGAAAGAAAAGCCTTTTTATAAAAAACGCGGAACATATGCTTGGGCGGCCGGTCTCATTGTCGGCTTTTTGTTGCTGTTGGCGCTGGCACCGATTTCGTTTGGCAGTGTTGAAGTAGAGGGGTTGCAAGCTCTTTCACGTGATGAGGTTTTTCGTGTCGCGAGAATCGGACGTCCTATCAACGTCGTACAACTCGCGACGGCCGACATTTCCCGTCGGTTGAATGGTGATTTGCGAATCGCCGCAGCTAAAGTGGATCGGGAGTTTCCCGCAACCATTCGGATTCAGATTGAAGAGCGACGTCCGATTGCCGTCGTTGCGACGGAATTTGGTTTTGCAGTTTTTGATAAAACCGGTTTAGTTATTGCCGAAGGACCAACTATTACACAGACGGATGTTCCTTTTATTACGGGCAAAAAACTAGGTAATGTCTTGTTAGGTGATACGGTTACCGACGATGCTTTACGAAAAGCATTAGGGTATTTATCGTATCTTTCGCGTAAAGGCGGCGAACAAATTTCGGAAATTAATATCGGCGACGCGGCACAATTAATTGCGTATACGCGTGATGACATACCGATTCATTTGGGCGCAGTAGAAAATGCAGCTGAGCAGGCACCTTTATCCGAAAATATGTTGAAAGATATTCGATTGCGAAACTTGGCAGTCGATTACGTGGACGCCAATGTAGGCGCGCCCTATATCAAATTGAAATGAGGCGGCAATGAAATCAAAAACGGCTGCGTTGCTTGCGGTCAGCATTATTTTAGGGATGATGCTGTCATTGCAGTATAAAAGCAACAAAGAAATGCAGGCGACGACAATGAATATGCGTGCGGAAGACTTGTATCAGCAACTGATGCAGGTCGAACAGGAAAAGAAGGATTTGGCGAAGGAATTGCAAGCATTGCAGGCGGAAAACTTGACATCGGACGCTACGCAGGAAAGAAATGAATTAAAATTCAGAGCCGGTCTGACTGCGGTGGAAGGATCGGGTGTAGTGGTCACGATTGAAGACAGCAAGCAGCCGCTTAAAATGGGTGAAAACCAAAATCTTTATGTCGTGCATGATGAAGATATTTTGAAAGTTATCAACGAATTACGCGCAGCCGGCGCCGAAGCCATTGCGGTAAATGAGCAACGTTTGATCGGCACGAGTGAAATTCGTTGTGCCGGTCCCACAGTTATTGTGAATGGTAAAATGTTCAGCACACCGTTCCAAGTCAAGGCCATTGGAGATCCGAAATTATTGCGATCCGCACTTGAATTTCGAGGAGGAGTGGTCGATACTTTGAAGTATTGGGGAATCAATGTGTCCATTGAGACCCGCAGTAATCTGCAAATCAATCCGTATACAGGACCGAGTAAGCAAGAATATGCAAAAGCAATACCGGGGGTGCCAAAATGATTGTAGCTTTAATGTTGTGCGGCCTGTTCCTCGGAATTGTGATGGGAATGTGGTTTCCCTGGGCGATCTCCATTTCCTATGCTCCATTCCTTTCGGTAGCGATTATGGCTTGCTTGGACAGCGTGTTCGGCGGCTTGCGTTCACATATGGAAGGGAAATACGATCACACGATTTTTTTCAGCGGTTTTTTCGTTAACGCATTAGTGGCAATGCTATTTGTTTTTATCGGTAGTCGATTGGGCATTGACATTTATTACGTGGCGCTGTTGAGTTTCGGCTTGCGTATTTTTGATAACACGGCGGCCATTCGGAGAATTTGGCTGGATGAAAGAAAAACCGGCGTCAGATAAGTAGCGTTTTCCGCTTAAATAGTGTAAAATAATTCATAATAAGTGAAACACAAAGAATAA
The Negativicoccus succinicivorans DNA segment above includes these coding regions:
- the mraZ gene encoding division/cell wall cluster transcriptional repressor MraZ produces the protein MGKYSHSVDAKGRMIIPAGFRAELGERFVITRGLDACVTVYPLERWEQVAERLQQLSSTRKEVRMLIRFLIGGSSEVECDKQGRILLPAHLRDYAQIKREAVVVGTGNQLEIWSKTQLEAQEEAARDSISDVAAGIDLPIDFSL
- the rsmH gene encoding 16S rRNA (cytosine(1402)-N(4))-methyltransferase RsmH gives rise to the protein MFHHVTVLLKETVDGVVQNPHGIYVDMTLGGGGHSHEIASRLAPDGFLIGIDRDSDALQAARQRLEKMHCRIHLVQRNYIEINEVVNELGIAGVDGIVCDLGVSSYQLDTEERGFSYQHDAPLDMRMDQRQELTAATVVNTYSAKELAQVIREYGEERFANRIAQRIVARREDHPLTTTGELVEVIKAAIPAAKRRTGPHPAKRTFQAIRIEVNGELRGLETAVRNAVKALNSGGKIGIISFHSLEDRIIKHTFRDLARDCICPPELPVCQCGHKATLRNVSKAIRPTEQELENNPRARSAILRVAEKV
- a CDS encoding UDP-N-acetylmuramoyl-L-alanyl-D-glutamate--2,6-diaminopimelate ligase → MKTVAQLVSVLENGVCRGDNGKQITNLSTDSRKIEADGLFICLRGVHADGHKFVASAMANGAVAIICDHYLDEFPELTQIVVADTVAAMQTMVPFFYDYPARSLRMIGVTGTNGKTTVTHMIAHILEDAGYCVGIIGTVNTVINGVSEPVHNTTPDVDLLQNTLFRMREAGVTHVVMEVSSHALALGRVAGCKYDTAVFTNLTQDHLDFHKTMDNYAAAKAKLFAMVAESEDNESKAAVINADDLYSKVMQDPVLHSRCRLLTYGQNKDAALYISDVAISAQGAKGTLHYDGVQWPFTIQSSGMFNVYNSLAAVGAALMEGIAMSRVLASMASFIAVAGRFERVDEGQNFTVIVDYAHTPDGLENILRTAREITDGRVLLAFGCGGDRDAKKRPIMGAVAAKLADSIVITSDNPRSENPEEIIREVYAGAQPNASATVTIACETDRATAIYNIIAQAQSGDVVLIAGKGHETYQILNSGTIHFDDREVAREALRGE
- a CDS encoding UDP-N-acetylmuramoyl-tripeptide--D-alanyl-D-alanine ligase — protein: MAAFTEAEIIQATEAVKLQGSEDVAVGSISTDTRGELSGCLFVPLKGERFDGHDYLQQAVEKGAVAVLCDREIAALPKEVAVYRVKQTRRALEDLAAYHRRRFALPVIAVTGSSGKTTTKELIASVLAQKFRVHKTEKNHNNEIGLAQTLLSLQPEDEVCVVEMGMRARGEIKRLAEVAAPTIGVVTNVGVAHLERLGSQDAIAAAKQELIESIPENGTAVLNWNDKRVRSMASVCHGRVISYGIEPQANVQALDIQYGLGKTKFTCRIFDEVFPVTLPLLGAHNVANALATVAVARVLGLSANRIQRALADAVAGELRQEIIDRSGIRFVNDAYNANPLSMAASLTSLSQFGEGRYVAVIGDMLELGPDEVAMHEELATAVIAAGITELITVGPLARALGEAVKKQSHVNVHSVANTNEVMPLLKPLLQEGDIVLIKGSHSLRLDTLVTEWSNS
- the mraY gene encoding phospho-N-acetylmuramoyl-pentapeptide-transferase, with protein sequence MSIYSNFVVCVLAALFMLLFGAIGLPILRRLNARQEVREEGPQSHRKKAGTPTMGGILMILAFLTTLLLAGNWSSAYGWLLFLVLGHFALGLSDDAIKALHHRNLGLTAKQKLAGQIFLAAIFAYALTDSLGLPTSLHIPLLDNNISLGNFYYLFAMIVIVGTTNAVNLTDGLDGLAAGISALVAAAFVWLSLSARDLELAQFPAALAGVCLGFLVFNYHPAKVFMGDTGALALGAAFAGLALVTRTELLLVIIGGVFVMEAVSVILQVASFKTTGRRLFRMSPLHHHFELGGWSEVRVVHTFWLAALLCVGVGISLTI
- the murD gene encoding UDP-N-acetylmuramoyl-L-alanine--D-glutamate ligase, whose product is MKYTNAKILVIGAGISGIGAARALAKAGANVILSDVKDLSAEKTAALTALGIECVFGAQKSSLLAGVEQIILSPGIAPTIPLAVAATEAGIPVVSEIEVAYELSQAPIYAITGTNGKTTTTTLLGDMVAAGGLENVVGGNIGKALSEQVSELSSDGIVVAEVSSFQLEMIDRFCPHVAAILNITPDHFERHGDMDSYVQAKARIFENQTTDDVLILNRQDPYCRAFAEKAQSRILWVSTAGKVESGAYVEDNVLYLNPEGTPEVLLSADELLLKGEYNWLNILTAALMAQHAGVPLSVIRGVLRVFKGLPHRVENVAIQEGITYYNDSKATNTDATIKALQSFNQPIVWIAGGYDKGTDLTLLMQSARKCKGIVFLGNSKERFSIAAQKEGITNIELADDLAQAVKKAQKLAQKNNATVVLFSPAASSYDQYHNYQERGRDFCRLVAELEN
- the murG gene encoding undecaprenyldiphospho-muramoylpentapeptide beta-N-acetylglucosaminyltransferase — encoded protein: MKRRVIISGGGTGGHIYPALTIADAIRQVTDVEFLYVGSENGLETELVPKANIPFISLRLHGFERRLTPKNGKTAWEALQSVAKAGSILRDFHPDIVIGTGGYVCGPMLLAAALSGVPTLIQEQNVVPGITNRLLSKVVRKIALGYEEAAAQFHQPKKIVVTGNPVRRDILAAQRDVSRKRLGLPDDAFVLLAAGGSRGARVINQAMQEVLTRYQTNTGIVVMHVTGEQEYERFMQGFTLTDEKNKHLRVYPYLHTMPDALAAADLVVYRAGAVGLAELTALGRPSILVPYPYAAADHQRRNAAVLAQRGAAVVIENEDLTGALLYETIESLRQNRTRLESMASASRSLGRPQAAEDIAKLALSMMG